The following coding sequences are from one Lipingzhangella halophila window:
- a CDS encoding NAD(P)/FAD-dependent oxidoreductase has product MGGTGDAPIPDTVVVVGAGVVGLSTAWFLQEYGIRVTVVDRGRVGSGASWGNAGWLSPGLALPINEPRILAYGPRALADPRAPLSIPDPAAPGLTRFLAGFAWNSRPRAWQHALEGTLPLNRGCLDAYDLLGDSGVDVASTAAPITALFSSPRSAAHLLAELRQSTRAGLPLEFAPLSSAQVHEALPQASGSVRAGVRIMGQRYLDPGLFTQALAESVRRRGGAIVEEFEVSALESDSSALTVRSQHGETESAEAVVAATGAWMRRQAHSWGIRVPLAAGRGYSFLAPTTDPVPTPVYLPEVRVACTPFRAGLRVAGTMEFDSPDASMRSTRPRRIAESAGRYLEIAGLEERTNEWVGPRPVTADGLPLVGRTRIPGLFTAGGHGMWGLTQGPVTGRLLAEAIGTGKPPPDLAPLDPLR; this is encoded by the coding sequence ATGGGGGGAACCGGAGATGCCCCGATTCCGGACACCGTCGTTGTCGTCGGCGCGGGAGTCGTCGGATTGTCGACAGCATGGTTTCTGCAGGAGTACGGAATCAGGGTGACGGTCGTCGACCGCGGCCGGGTCGGCTCGGGTGCGTCGTGGGGCAACGCCGGTTGGCTGTCGCCGGGCCTCGCCCTGCCGATCAACGAGCCGCGAATCCTGGCGTATGGCCCGCGTGCGCTGGCCGACCCGCGAGCACCGCTGTCGATTCCCGACCCCGCGGCCCCCGGGCTCACCCGGTTTCTGGCAGGCTTCGCCTGGAACAGCCGCCCTAGGGCGTGGCAGCACGCTCTGGAGGGGACGCTCCCTCTCAATCGCGGTTGCCTGGACGCCTACGACCTGCTGGGGGACTCCGGGGTGGATGTCGCGAGCACGGCGGCTCCCATCACCGCGTTGTTCTCCTCCCCTCGCTCGGCCGCACACCTGCTGGCGGAACTGCGGCAATCCACGCGCGCGGGGCTGCCGCTGGAGTTCGCGCCGCTGAGCAGCGCACAGGTCCATGAGGCGCTCCCCCAAGCGTCGGGGAGCGTACGCGCGGGAGTGCGCATCATGGGCCAGCGCTACCTCGATCCCGGCCTGTTCACCCAGGCCCTGGCGGAATCCGTTCGCCGTCGGGGCGGGGCCATCGTCGAGGAGTTCGAGGTCTCAGCGCTGGAGTCCGACAGTTCCGCACTCACCGTGCGCTCCCAGCATGGCGAGACGGAGTCGGCCGAGGCTGTAGTGGCCGCCACCGGCGCATGGATGCGTCGGCAGGCCCACTCGTGGGGCATCAGGGTCCCGCTGGCCGCTGGCCGGGGCTACAGTTTCCTGGCTCCGACGACGGACCCCGTTCCCACACCGGTGTACCTGCCCGAGGTGCGGGTGGCCTGCACGCCCTTCAGGGCCGGGCTGCGGGTTGCGGGCACCATGGAGTTCGACTCCCCCGACGCCTCGATGCGCAGCACTCGGCCCCGACGGATCGCCGAATCGGCGGGCCGATACCTGGAGATTGCCGGCCTGGAGGAACGCACCAACGAATGGGTGGGTCCGCGGCCGGTCACTGCCGACGGGCTGCCGCTTGTCGGGCGGACACGGATCCCGGGACTCTTCACCGCGGGCGGGCACGGCATGTGGGGGCTGACGCAGGGCCCGGTCACCGGACGACTCCTCGCTGAGGCAATCGGCACCGGGAAACCGCCCCCGGATCTCGCACCGCTCGACCCGCTGCGCTGA
- a CDS encoding PucR family transcriptional regulator gives MIRLERLLTVLGGYGARSIGARLTPGELIRSVAVHDPTRSEPDQGDIFLAVGVEDASAATGLARAAGAGTAVVRSQADERSPAAVMARERGTVLLAVDPAVSWSQLAGVVYGLVLEGGETESGRGPADLPSLADTIAAQVGAPVTIEDERFRVLAHSDGQQTADRARVETVLSRSVPAGLRRFLDDAGVAAHLAASTEPIFVPASAEHGFNGRTAVAVRAGREMLGSVWVMAERPLDDERAALLKDGAGTVALHLLRTRVSADLERQVESDLVNRLLEGGTDPTEAGSRLGLTSQSHRVIALQAHTPQERHAAALLAFERATTGFGWSRAARSTIFGSTVYTILPCGSGAAAAQEWLRTTCAGLPAHVIVHAGIGGPADLPGLPESRREADESLNLHATLGSGASPVAYDESWDTVLLHRLRLASGSGRRPAEGPIASLASHDAAHSTHYVPTLRAWLRAHGDPAEAARILGVHANTVRYRMKRMGEHADLRLDDPRSRFALAVAVETMPATGDTG, from the coding sequence ATGATCCGCTTGGAGCGGCTGCTCACGGTCCTCGGCGGTTACGGGGCCCGGTCGATCGGCGCCCGCCTGACGCCGGGGGAGCTGATTCGCAGCGTCGCGGTGCACGATCCCACACGGTCCGAACCCGACCAGGGCGACATCTTCCTGGCGGTCGGCGTGGAGGATGCCTCAGCGGCCACCGGTCTCGCGCGAGCGGCCGGCGCGGGCACTGCTGTCGTACGCAGCCAGGCCGACGAGCGGTCCCCGGCTGCCGTGATGGCCCGCGAGCGCGGAACCGTGCTCTTGGCCGTCGACCCGGCCGTGTCGTGGAGCCAGCTGGCGGGAGTGGTGTACGGCCTGGTCCTGGAAGGCGGCGAGACGGAGTCGGGACGCGGCCCCGCGGACCTGCCCTCGCTTGCTGACACCATCGCCGCGCAGGTGGGTGCCCCCGTGACGATCGAGGACGAGCGCTTCCGGGTCCTCGCGCATTCCGACGGCCAGCAGACAGCGGATCGAGCACGTGTCGAAACGGTTCTGAGTAGGAGCGTGCCCGCAGGCCTCCGGCGCTTCCTGGACGACGCGGGGGTGGCCGCTCATCTGGCGGCGTCGACGGAGCCGATCTTCGTGCCGGCGTCCGCGGAACACGGTTTCAACGGCCGCACGGCAGTCGCGGTCCGGGCGGGCCGCGAGATGCTGGGTTCGGTTTGGGTCATGGCGGAGCGTCCACTCGACGACGAGCGGGCGGCGCTGCTGAAGGACGGCGCGGGTACCGTGGCGCTGCACTTGCTGCGCACGCGCGTCAGCGCGGACCTGGAACGCCAGGTCGAGTCCGACCTGGTCAACCGGCTTCTCGAAGGTGGAACGGATCCGACCGAGGCCGGGAGCCGACTCGGCCTGACGTCCCAGAGCCACCGTGTCATCGCGCTGCAGGCGCATACTCCGCAGGAGCGGCATGCGGCGGCCTTGTTGGCCTTCGAACGAGCCACCACCGGGTTCGGCTGGTCGCGGGCCGCACGCAGCACCATTTTCGGGAGCACGGTCTACACGATTCTGCCCTGCGGGAGCGGGGCCGCGGCGGCACAGGAGTGGCTGCGCACCACCTGCGCCGGCCTCCCCGCCCATGTGATCGTGCACGCCGGAATCGGGGGACCGGCCGACCTCCCCGGCCTCCCCGAAAGCCGCCGCGAAGCCGACGAAAGCCTCAATCTGCACGCGACGCTCGGCTCCGGCGCGTCTCCCGTTGCCTACGACGAGTCCTGGGACACCGTCCTACTGCACCGCCTCCGCCTGGCCTCTGGCTCCGGCCGCCGACCAGCGGAGGGGCCCATTGCTAGTTTGGCTTCCCACGACGCCGCTCATAGCACCCACTACGTGCCCACCTTGCGGGCCTGGCTGCGGGCCCACGGCGACCCGGCGGAGGCTGCCCGGATCCTGGGCGTCCACGCCAACACCGTGCGTTACCGCATGAAGCGCATGGGCGAGCACGCCGACCTGCGCCTGGACGATCCCCGATCTCGGTTCGCCTTGGCCGTCGCCGTGGAGACCATGCCGGCCACGGGCGATACCGGATAA